The Apium graveolens cultivar Ventura chromosome 10, ASM990537v1, whole genome shotgun sequence nucleotide sequence AACATGAGCAAGTAGGTATTTCCCAGATCGGCATATCATGTATAATTTGCATATATACTTCTGATGGACCATCAAATTATTTGATTCATCAATCATCTTCCCCGTCAAACACTGAAGATCTCATTACCAATTGTATGTACGGATCTAGAGAGAACCATTACAACCAAAAAACAAACAGACAGAACCAAGGTTACATTACATAGGGTGATACTTGATAACAAAAAGGCTTAATTGTCAAAATGAGTCCATTATTGTGTTCATATTAAGTCTATGGAAGGATAATATAATTTCCTAAGAACTCAACTTCaattttttattgaaaaataaccaTAATTTAAAAACGTATAATGTGCATAAATGCAACTACTTGCAATAGCCCGGAGGTCTAGGTAAATGATGCGTTATTTGTGTCTCTACAACTAAGTTTTCAAGTTCCTTGAACCAATCTTTTCGTGATCTTGCATGCAGCAGCTTTACTCATCTGAATTACTCCTTCCACTTACTAATCAATTTGGCTAATGCAATGCGTGAGGATCCATTCTCACCAGTCAGTGCTATTTCAGCAGCATCTTTCAGTTCCCCGACTCGTTGCCTGATCCTTTCCCCCTTATCTGATTCCATTAACTCCCTAACTCTCTTTTCTATCTCGATGCCACTCACAAACCTTCTTCCACTCGACTCCTCTAACATCAGCCCCGCCCTAAGTTCTTCCACCAAAATTACCCTGTTCAACCTTTGCTCCGCATACAAAGGCCACCCAATCATTGGTATCCCAGCACATACCCCTTCCAAAATTGAGTTCCATCCACAATGAGTCACAAACCCCCCAACAGAGTCATGACTTAGCACAGCAATCTGAGGTGCCCATGACTTCACAACTAGTCCCCTCCCCTTGGTTCTGTCTAAGAAACCTTGTGGTAGGAGTGCATTTAGATCAGGTTCTTGTGGTGCAAAACTGCTACTATTGCTTTCATTATCTCCTTTTGGTGGTGGAGCTTTGACAACCCACAAAAATCTATGGTCACTATTTTCTAAACCCACAGCAATCTCGTTCAGTTGCTCTTCTTCAAAAACACCGAAGCTGCCAAAGCATAGAAAAATTACACTTTTACTAGGTTGAGAATTAAGCCATACTAAGCACGGGTGCTCCTCACTATTAATCTCTTGTTTGGCAATTAAAGGTCCTATACAATAGATAGGGGGAGTGGGAGCGTTTGGAACGCAGAGCCCATCAGAAATTGCTGCAATGGCTCTGTTTTCCAAACTGTGGAATGTATTGATTATAATTCCATCTGATTTAGCCATTTGAACTGCTGTATCCATGAAGTTTTGGTACAGCGCACTGTTTCTGTCAAGCATAGGTGTAGCTATGTCGGATGAAAATATGGGAGGTAGACCTGGATGCTGAACAAAAGCATTCAGATCTTTTAAAGATGTTGTAATATTTTGGTGCATAGTTGGGAGGTAAAGAAAGGGTGAGAGACTTGAAGCTGCAGATGTATAGAAGTAATAAGTAGGTATGTCAAGCCCTGAAGAAACTTCAAAAGCCGCATTACAAAAGAAGTCCATAATGAaggctttgatctttaattgtCCTGAGGATATTGTTTGAAGGGCTTGCCGTATGTTACAATTGTTAAAGCTTAGGAGCTCAAAGATCAGGCTTTCAACAGAAGTAGCATGGCTTGGTGGGAGAGGAATAGCGGGGAGATGGTGGAAACTGATAGCAGGCATAGTGGCAGAGACACGACTTATGTAAGGACCGGTGTTGCCCGTGTTGAGTTGCGTTGTAGTAGTTATGAAAATGATGATTTTGGAGAATGAATTAGGATGATGACATAGAACTAGCTTTGCAAATTCCACCACTGATACCAGGTGCCCGATTCCGGGAGATGGATAAAGAATTATGCAACTATTTTTTCCGTCCATCTTTATTTGCTTCTTTTAGACTCTCCCAAAAGATGAAACTTAAAAAAATGGGAGATTTGCTTACAAAGTGAACATGCTACTACAGTTTCAGTACTATATAGACAAATAATGCGTAGTAGATTTAGTTTATAAATAATATGTGCACAAAAGCGGATTATGCAATAAGATTGTAGAGACTTTTTCTTATAATTACTTGGAGAAGCCATCACACACACATGACAATCACAGGGTCCCCTATAGGCGGCCTTCTAAATTATTGACCACTAATTGACGAAAGTGTCAAACTGCAATTCTAAAGAGCAGCCGGTGGCAATTCTTAAGATTAATATATGAAGTATTATTGTACACCTTGGATTTTTATATCGATTAGTCTTTGATTAATCGCTAATTAGTTCGGACTCAACTGTCCATAAACAATAATGAAAAAATTCCTTTTTTATTCAATTGTTCATTCCAGGGAAGAGGAAGAAGCAGATAGGGCAAAGGCCTCCCAATTTTCAACTTTTAAAACCATGTACAGATAACCTTAAAGAAGATCGACCAAtgtcatatttttatttttataggatgCATTATGACAACTTAAGCAATTAATTCCATTAATATAGTAATTTTGAAATAACAATTTCTAGCTGTAATATGTGCAAACTCTACGGAATAATTTGTTGGGTGTTCTTGCGTAAATTACAATTGCATACTCTTCAAATGTCTATAAATCACATGTCTTCATTGTAAAACTTTCTCTCTCGTTCTCTCTTGTCTTGTTCATTTATGCATATACATTCAGTGTGAAATTAAATATGCATGAATCATTTATGAGCATATACGTTCCGTGTGAAATTAAATATGCATGAACAATAATTAACCAAACTAAAAAAAATAGAATACTCAGATATGTGTTTGTGAATCATGtctacaaaattaaaaaaaattagttgCAATGAACAGGGTATCTGAACTGCTACTTCCATATTTTAGTAAATTTGGCTAATGCAATGCGTGACAGTCCATTCTCATCGGCCATTGTACcttagagagagaaagagatgggTGTCAAAGTCATTTTCATATATTCATTCATAAATATGAAATTACAACTGGTAGGCCTATTTTGAGACGATGATAACTTGTAACTACTTCTTAAAAGACATGAATCCCTTGCCTCAATACTTGCTACTTATTACTTAATGTCTCAAGCTACTAGTGATAAGTACTAATACTAATACCTACCAATCCTAACATTGACGTGAACGACCCTCATGCCGCTAACATGGAACCATAAATATATCACTCTTACGATTAAATAAATGTTACAATATCACTAAATTTCTAATCGAAAACCTATTCTTACGTCGTAGGTTCTGGAACAACAATCTCCCAGTAGACAAACCTTATTTTTGTACGTTGGCCCAGGAAACATGGACTACATGTGTAGATCCAGGTGTTAGACTCTTGGTTTCTAAAAAATTAGGATTCATGCACGGAGGAGAGTCGCTGGCAACAGTTTGCCATGAACCCTTATACAACAAACGACTTTTTATTCGTTGAATCAACTATCCAACGACTGtgattaataaaaatatatataggAACCGCGGACATTGTCAGCAGTCCGGAAAAATTAACTTCCGCTGAACGCAGATCTGCGATTGGGACCTTAAATAAATTTCTATTTAATAAGTGAAAATAGAATCCTCGCATTAACATCAAGTCTCAACCGCAGATAATGTCCACGGTCCGTGATAagagggcaaaaaggtaattttTTCAGACCGCCGACAATTTCCGCGGTCCCTATAACTATT carries:
- the LOC141689533 gene encoding UDP-glycosyltransferase 88B1-like; translation: MDGKNSCIILYPSPGIGHLVSVVEFAKLVLCHHPNSFSKIIIFITTTTQLNTGNTGPYISRVSATMPAISFHHLPAIPLPPSHATSVESLIFELLSFNNCNIRQALQTISSGQLKIKAFIMDFFCNAAFEVSSGLDIPTYYFYTSAASSLSPFLYLPTMHQNITTSLKDLNAFVQHPGLPPIFSSDIATPMLDRNSALYQNFMDTAVQMAKSDGIIINTFHSLENRAIAAISDGLCVPNAPTPPIYCIGPLIAKQEINSEEHPCLVWLNSQPSKSVIFLCFGSFGVFEEEQLNEIAVGLENSDHRFLWVVKAPPPKGDNESNSSSFAPQEPDLNALLPQGFLDRTKGRGLVVKSWAPQIAVLSHDSVGGFVTHCGWNSILEGVCAGIPMIGWPLYAEQRLNRVILVEELRAGLMLEESSGRRFVSGIEIEKRVRELMESDKGERIRQRVGELKDAAEIALTGENGSSRIALAKLISKWKE